The DNA region CCGCAAGGCTCGCTGGACCCAGATCCTTTACAGGAAGGCCAACGGTGGCGCCCAAGAAGGATTTCCGCGACACCGAGACCAATAGCGGAAGCCCCAACGCCGACTTCAGCTTTTGAAGGTTCGACAGCACGTGCAGCGATGTTTCCGGTGCGGGGCTCAAGAAAAATCCCATCCCCGGATCGAGGATGAGCCGGTCGGCAGCGACCCCGCTCCGTCGCAAGGCGGAAACCCGCGCCTCGAAGAACCGCACAATCTCGTCGAGCGCGTCTTCGGGTCGAAGGTGACCGGTGCGGGTGGCGATGCCATCCCGCTGCGCTGAGTGCATAACCACCAGCCTGCAGTCCGCCTCAGCAATATCGGGATAGAGCGCAGGGTCAGGAAATCCTTGGATATCGTTCAGGTAGCCCACGCCGCGCTTGAGCGCATAGCGCTGGGTTTCCGGTTGGAAGCTGTCGATTGAAACACGGTGCATCTGATCGGACAGGGCGTCTAAGAGCGGCGCAATACGTCTGATCTCATCGGCCGGCGATACAGGCCTCGCGTCCGGATGGCTGGCGGCCGGTCCGACATCCACGACGTCTGATCCGACTCGCAGCATTTCGATCGCCGCGGTGACAGCGCCGGCGGGGTCTAGCCGCCGGCTCTCATCGAAGAAGGAGTCCTCGGTGAGATTCAGAATGCCGAACACCGTCACCCTGCTGCGTAACATCGTTGCTGCTCCATAACATCAAACATCGACCCACGGCGTAACGCGCTTGCTGCTTGGATGCCCGAGGCATAGACTGTACAAAAAAACAGTCATAACAAGCCATGAAAACCGCCACTGCGCCGTTACCACCGCTGCGTTCGGTCAAGGTTCTGGACCAGTTGCGTGAGCGCATACGCTACTTGCATTACAGCTTACCAACCGAACAGGCTTATGTCCACTGGGTTCGTGCCTTCATCCGTTTCCACGGTGTGCGTCACCCGGCAACCTTGGGCAGCAGCGAAGTCGAGGCATTTCTGTCCTGGCTGGCGAACGAGCGCAAGGTTTCGGTCTCCACGCATCGTCAGGCATTGGCGGCCTTGCTGTTCTTCTACGGCAAGGTGCTGTGCACGGATCTGCCCTGGCAGGGCATCAACGAAGACCAGAACCTGGGCATCGCCATCACCCGCCGTGCGCTGGAAGCCCCGCTGCGCGCCATCGTGGCCAACGCCGGTGAAGAACCGAGCGTGATCGTGGCCAACGTCAAGGCCGGCGAAGGCAGCTACGGCTACAACGCCGCCACCGGCGAGTTCGGCGACATGATCGCCATGGGCATCCTGGACCCGACCAAGGTGACCCGCTCGGCCCTGCAGCACGCCGCTTCCGTCGCCGGCCTTGCGATCACGACCGAAGTGGTCGTGGCCGAAGTGCCGAAGAAGGAAGAGCCGGCCATGCCGGGTGCTGGCGGTATGGGCGGCATGGGCGGCATGGATTTCTGATCCGGTTGGCCCGGTCGTCAGGGAACCGGACCGCGCCAGCGCGGTCCGATCCCGGCAACGACCCGACATCAAGGCCCCAAGGACGGGGCCGGAGCCCGGCAGCGATGCCGGGCTTTTTGTTGTGCCCGCGCCGCGGCAATGTCTGACGCGAAGATCAGAACGCACCGATACGAACGTGCGAACACAGGCGCAACACTGAGCAGCCGTCCCCGCACCGGAGCGCTGCGTGCCGCGCCTCGCCACATCCCGGCGGCA from Diaphorobacter sp. HDW4A includes:
- the sul1 gene encoding sulfonamide-resistant dihydropteroate synthase Sul1 — protein: MLRSRVTVFGILNLTEDSFFDESRRLDPAGAVTAAIEMLRVGSDVVDVGPAASHPDARPVSPADEIRRIAPLLDALSDQMHRVSIDSFQPETQRYALKRGVGYLNDIQGFPDPALYPDIAEADCRLVVMHSAQRDGIATRTGHLRPEDALDEIVRFFEARVSALRRSGVAADRLILDPGMGFFLSPAPETSLHVLSNLQKLKSALGLPLLVSVSRKSFLGATVGLPVKDLGPASLAAELHAIGNGADYVRTHAPGDLRSAITFSETLAKFRSRDARDRGLDHA